One Molothrus aeneus isolate 106 chromosome 6, BPBGC_Maene_1.0, whole genome shotgun sequence genomic window carries:
- the JDP2 gene encoding jun dimerization protein 2 isoform X1, giving the protein MGCVCPPAAQEAVSPAMMPGQIPDPSLTAGALPGLGPLTGLPGTALTAEELKCADIRNIGAMISPLQFLEVKLGKRPQPVKSELDEEEERRKRRREKNKVAAARCRNKKKERTEFLQRESERLELMNAELKAQIEELKQERQQLILMLNRHRPTCIVRTDSIKTPESEANPLLEQLEKK; this is encoded by the exons ATGGGATGTgtctgtccccctgcagcccaggaagcCGTGTCCCCTGCTATGATGCCAGGGCAGATCCCCGACCCGTCGCTGACGGCCGGAGcgctgcctgggctgggcccccTGACGGGGCtgccgggcacagccctgaccGCCGAGGAGCTCAAGTGCGCCGATATCCGCAACATCGGGGCCATGATCTCGCCTCTCCAGTTCCTGGAGGTGAAGCTTGGCAAGAGACCCCAGCCTGTCAAAAGTGAG CTGgatgaggaagaagagaggaggaaaaggcgCCGGGAGAAAAACAAAGTAGCGGCAGCACGATGTCgtaacaagaagaaggagaggaCAGAGTTCCTGCAGCGG GAGTCTGAGCGTCTAGAGCTCATGAATGCTGAGCTGAAGGCCCAGATAGAAGAGCTGAaacaggagaggcagcagctcatCCTGATGCTGAACCGGCACCGTCCCACCTGCATCGTGCGGACAGACAGCATCAAGACGCCTGAGAGCGAAGCCAACCCACTGCTGGAGCAGCTAGAGAAGAAGTGA
- the JDP2 gene encoding jun dimerization protein 2 isoform X2 → MMPGQIPDPSLTAGALPGLGPLTGLPGTALTAEELKCADIRNIGAMISPLQFLEVKLGKRPQPVKSELDEEEERRKRRREKNKVAAARCRNKKKERTEFLQRESERLELMNAELKAQIEELKQERQQLILMLNRHRPTCIVRTDSIKTPESEANPLLEQLEKK, encoded by the exons ATGATGCCAGGGCAGATCCCCGACCCGTCGCTGACGGCCGGAGcgctgcctgggctgggcccccTGACGGGGCtgccgggcacagccctgaccGCCGAGGAGCTCAAGTGCGCCGATATCCGCAACATCGGGGCCATGATCTCGCCTCTCCAGTTCCTGGAGGTGAAGCTTGGCAAGAGACCCCAGCCTGTCAAAAGTGAG CTGgatgaggaagaagagaggaggaaaaggcgCCGGGAGAAAAACAAAGTAGCGGCAGCACGATGTCgtaacaagaagaaggagaggaCAGAGTTCCTGCAGCGG GAGTCTGAGCGTCTAGAGCTCATGAATGCTGAGCTGAAGGCCCAGATAGAAGAGCTGAaacaggagaggcagcagctcatCCTGATGCTGAACCGGCACCGTCCCACCTGCATCGTGCGGACAGACAGCATCAAGACGCCTGAGAGCGAAGCCAACCCACTGCTGGAGCAGCTAGAGAAGAAGTGA
- the BATF gene encoding basic leucine zipper transcriptional factor ATF-like yields the protein MPHSSDSSDSSSFSQSPPPSKQDSSDDMRKVQRREKNRIAAQKSRLRQTQKADTLHLESEDLERQNAALRREIKQLTEEMKHFTSMLSSHEPFCSILTSPPPPPEVLYATHSFHQPHISSPRFQH from the exons ATGCCCCACAGCTCTGACAGCAGTGATTCCAGCAGCTTCAGCCAGTCTCCCCCTCCCAGCAAGCAG GACTCTTCTGATGACATGAGGAAAgtccaaaggagggaaaagaatcGCATTGCTGCCCAGAAGAGCCGCCTGAGGCAGACCCAGAAAGCAGACACACTGCACTTG GAGAGTGAAGACTTAGAGAGACAGAATGCTGCCCTGCGCCGGGAGATCAAGCAGCTGACAGAGGAAATGAAGCACTTCACCTCAATGCTGAGCTCCCATGAACCGTTCTGCTCCATCCTGACATCCCCTCCACCACCTCCAGAAGTGCTTTATGCCACACACTCTTTTCACCAGCCCCACATCAGCTCCCCACGCTTCCAGCACTGA